The DNA window GGTCATCGTCGATATCGGTCGGAATGCCGAACCCTTGCGGACATTTGCCTGGGACTGCGACCGGCTGCTGATTGTGGTCCCGGCCCAGTTGAAGGCGGCTGTCGCTGCTGCCCGGCTGTTGCAGGAGCTTCCGCCGGTGGAGTCGGCGCTGCTTGTCCGGGGCAAAACCGGCGTCGCGCTGGACGGCGCCCTGATTGCGGAGTCCGTGGGGCTTCCGCTGCACGGCCGGATGCCGGAAGTGCGTGGCACCGCTGCGGCCGCCGAACTCGGTCGTCTTCTGGAACACGGCAAGCGTAAGAGCGTGCGGCGTTTCGCGGCGACGGTGCTGGACCTGCTCGACGATGAGCTGCTGGCCGGGGACATCCGGTGAGTGCACACTCGGGAGTCCCGGAACCAAGCTTTGGAAAGCGAGCCGGCGCTGACGCAGGCGCCGGCCTGACGGAGAGCGCCGGCCGGCGGAGGGCGGCGAGGGTTCTGGACGCGGGGCTGTTGGAAACCGTTCGCGAATCCGTCATGGCCGACGCCGGGCCGGTCACCCCTTCGCGCGTGGCGGCCGCGGTCCAGGCCACCGGCAAATTGCTCGGCACGGCCGGATCCCTCGCAGCCGTCGAACGGATCAGCGCCGAACTAAACGGCCTCGGGCCCCTGCAGCAGCTGGTCAGGGATCCGTCGGTGACGGACATATTCGTCAACTCGCCCGGCTCCGTGTGGCTCGACCGCGGCAGGGGGATCGAGCGGGCACCGGTGGTCTTCGCTGGCGAAGCGCAGGTCCGGGCCTTGGCGGCCAGGCTGGTCGCGGCCGGCGGACGGCGCCTGGACGACGGATCGCCCTGCGTGGACGTCCGGCTCGAGGGCGGCTACCGCGTGCATGCAGTCCTGCCTCCCATCTCCGCATCCGGGACGCTCCTGAGCGTCAGGATCCGGCGCGAACAGGTTTTTTCCATGGACGAGCTCCGGGAGGGCGGGATGTTCGGCCCCCTGGTGCAGTCTGTGCTGGCGAACATGGTGGCGCAGCGGCTGAGCTTTCTTGTCAGCGGTGCCACAGGGTCAGGTAAAACCACGTTGCTCTCCACGCTGCTGGGACTCTGTCATCCCGGTGAACGGCTGGTCCTCATCGAGGACGCTGCCGAGCTGAACCCGGTCCACCCGCATGTTGTCCAGCTTGAATCGCGCCACGGCAACCTGGAAGGCGGCGGCGCGGTGGATCTGGGTGAGCTGGTGCGCCAGGCGCTGAGGATGCGTCCGGACCGGCTAGTGGTGGGGGAATGCCGCGGTGCTGAGGTGCGGGAACTCCTGACCGCGATGAACACCGGACATACCGGCGGCGGCGGGACCATCCATGCCAACGCAGCCGGCGCCGTGCCTGCGCGGCTTACTGCGCTCGGGGCGCTGGCGGGGCTGGGACAGGACGCTGTCCGGTTGCAGGTCGCCAGCGCGGTGGACGCCGTAGTGCATGTGGCCAGATCCCGGCACGGACGGTACGTGGCCTGCGTGGGTGTCATCACGGAGGCGTCCGGCGAACTTGGCGTGGCCGTGGCCTTGGAGAACTCGGGCGGACAGCTCGTGGCGGGCCCGGCGTGGGAGGGCCTGGCCCGCCGCCTTGGCATGGATCCCCGGCTGGCACCCCAGGCTCACGAACAAACGCAGGCACAGCAGGCGCAGCCGCAGGCGGCGTGGGTTCTGCCGCGTGACCCAGAGCGGGAAACGGAAGAGGAGCTCGGAACAAAGGGGGCTGCGGCGTGACCGCCGTTCTCATTGGTGTGATGGCCATTGCCCTCTGGTTGATCCTGCGGCCACCGCACGGGTTGCGGCGCAGGGTCCGCAGAGCCTTCGCCGGGAGCGCCGCCGGGAGCCGGGCCGCCCGGAGCAGGGGAGGAGCGAGAGGCTGGGCAAACACCGGGTCCCCGACCACCCAAGGATTTCCTCCCGACGGCGCGCCGTCCCAGTACCATCGCCGATGGAACGGCCGCGGCGCCTGGGATGGTCAGGACTTT is part of the Arthrobacter sp. KBS0703 genome and encodes:
- a CDS encoding TadA family conjugal transfer-associated ATPase, whose protein sequence is MSAHSGVPEPSFGKRAGADAGAGLTESAGRRRAARVLDAGLLETVRESVMADAGPVTPSRVAAAVQATGKLLGTAGSLAAVERISAELNGLGPLQQLVRDPSVTDIFVNSPGSVWLDRGRGIERAPVVFAGEAQVRALAARLVAAGGRRLDDGSPCVDVRLEGGYRVHAVLPPISASGTLLSVRIRREQVFSMDELREGGMFGPLVQSVLANMVAQRLSFLVSGATGSGKTTLLSTLLGLCHPGERLVLIEDAAELNPVHPHVVQLESRHGNLEGGGAVDLGELVRQALRMRPDRLVVGECRGAEVRELLTAMNTGHTGGGGTIHANAAGAVPARLTALGALAGLGQDAVRLQVASAVDAVVHVARSRHGRYVACVGVITEASGELGVAVALENSGGQLVAGPAWEGLARRLGMDPRLAPQAHEQTQAQQAQPQAAWVLPRDPERETEEELGTKGAAA